The sequence below is a genomic window from Flavobacterium keumense.
TGAACAATGGGCATATCATTGCCGATGTAAAACAATAACACTATGCTAAATATTTCGAAAAAAAATCCAATTGCTGAAAATATAGAAAAATACAGCACAGTACAGAATTTAACTAATAGACCTCATTATCAAATTTTAAACAAGATTATTCTCTATGTAGCACTTCTTGGAATTATAATCCTGTTCTTGCCTTGGACTCAAAATATTTCAGGCTCTGGAGCAGTAACAACACTCAAACCAGATCAAAGACCACAAACCATTCATTCTGCTATTGCTGGAAGAATTGAAAAATGGTACGTAAAAGAGGGGGATTATGTAAAGAAAGGCGATACTATCCTATTTATCTCTGAAATAAAAGAAGATTATTTTGATCCTAATTTAGTTCAAAACACTAAAAATCAAGTAGATGCAAAATCTTTATCCCTAGCTTCGTATGGAGATAAAGTAACAACCCTTTCTAGCCAAATTAATGCAATTAACAATGAGAAAGGTCTAAAATTAGAACAAGCGCTAAATAAAATTCGTCAATCGATACTCAAAGTTAAAAGTGATAGTATGGATTTAGAGGCGACTAAAACACAAATAAAAATCGCAACAACACAATTCAATCGTTCGATAACATTAAACAAAGAAGGGTTAAAACCGTTAACAGATGTTGAAGAAAAAAGGCTAAAACTACAAGAAGTGGAAGCTAAAATAATTACGCAAGAAAACAAACTATTAGCGAGTAAAAACGATTTGATAAATTCTAAAATAGAAATCAACCGAATCAATGCTGAATATAGTGAAAAAGCTGCAAAAGCAAGAAGCGATCAATATACCGCAATTAGCAATCAATATGACACTCAGGCTCAGGTAAATAAATTACAAAATCAATATGTAAACTACCAAATTCGTAATGGTATGTATTATATCAAAGCCCCTCAAGATGGCTACGTGAACAGAGCAATGCAATCGGGTATTGGAGAAATTATTAAAGAAGGTACCGAAATTGTTAGCATTATGCCTTCTCAATATGATATTGCTGTAGAGACATTTGTATCTCCCGCAGACCTGCCCTTAATCCATAAAGGCGAAAAAGTACGAATTTGGTTCGATGGATGGCCAACAATAGTTTTTTCTGGATGGCCCAATATGAGCTATGGTACTTTTGGTGGACAAATTGTAGCCATTGAAAAATATATAAGTCCTAACGGAAAATTTAGAGTTTTGGTAGCACCTGATCCAAAAGAAGCTAAATGGCCAAAAGAAATCAGTATCGGTTCAGGAGCACAAACCTTGGCGTTACTAGAAAATGTACCTATTTGGTTTGAATTATGGCGAACTCTGAACGGTTTTCCTCCTAACTATTACTCCCCAAAAGAAAGTAAAACCAAAGAAAAAAAATGATGAAAAAACTAATCGTAACTTTTCTGTTTTGCAGTTGTTTTTTATGGGGCCAAAACAAAAATTCTACAGAACTTACCTATAATGAGTTCTTAGGATATGTAAAGAAATACCACCCTTTAGTAAAAAATGCCAATCTAGAAATCAATATGGCACAAGCAAACTTAATGATTGCAAGAGGGGGATTTGATCCAAAAATTGAAGTTGATTATGATAAAAAGCAGTTCAAAAACAAGGAATATTATTCCTTTTTTAACAGTAGTTTTAAAATTCCTACTTGGTATGGTATAGAACTGAAAGCGAGTTTTGACAACAGTGAGGGAATTTTTATTAATCCCGAAAATACGGTCCCAAATCAAGGGTTAACTTCTTTAGGAATAACAATCCCTATTGGACAAGGATTATTGATTAACCAACGAATGGCTGATGTAAGAAAAGCTAAAATTCAAATTCAATTAAGTCAAGCCGAACGCAAGTTGGAAGCAATCGAGGTTCTCTACAAGGCATCATTAGCCTATTTTAATTGGAAACGAAATTATAGTGAAGTAGAACTTTATTCCAGTTATTTAAAAAATGCCCAATTCCGCTATAATGGAATTTTATCTTTAATTAAAAATGGCGACAAACCAGCAATAGACAGTGTCGAAGCAGGAATTACAGTTAAAACAAGACAATGGAATTTAGAAGAAGCTAAATTAAAACTCACCAAGTCTAAACTAGAATTGGCTAATTTTTTATGGATTGACAATAACATTCCTTTAGAATTACAAGACACAATTGTTCCCGAAGAAAAATTAACCCAAACAATCCTAGAAACTTTAAACACAAATGAATTACTAATCCAAGATTTGCCTATCGAGAACCATCCTAAAATCAATGCTCTTCAAGGCAAACTTGCATTATTAGAGGTAGATAGGAAACTCAAAGCAAACAATTTATTACCAAAATTAGATTTAGGATATCATTACTTATCAGAACCAAATTATTGGAATGAAACTAATTTTAATAACTATAAAATTGGGTTAAATTTTAAATTCCCTCTATTTTTAAGAAAAGAACGAGGTAGTTTACAATTATCCAAATTTAAGATTCAGGATGCAAAATTTACATTAGATTTTGAACGTATCCAGCTTACAAATAAAATCAAAGCACAACAAACCGAAATAAAATCAATTGAAAAACAATACCAAATAATTTTAGGACTAGTTAAAGACAATTTGCAAATGTTACAATCCGAAGAACGCCTATTTTCAATGGGAGAAAGTTCTATTTTTTTACTGAACTCTAGAGAGAATAATTTAGTAAACATTCAATTGTCGCAATTAGGATTAGAAAATCGATTTTTTAACTCCAATGCTGAATTATTCAAAATAATGGCAAATCCAGATTAATAGTGTTACTTTTGCATTCTTATTTTTAGAATATGATTATAGTAAAATCACGTGAAGAAATCGAATTAATGCGCGAAAGTGCTTTAATCGTATCCAAAACTTTAGGAATGATTGCTTCCGAAATCAAAGAAGGAGTCACTTCATTATACTTAGACAAACTAGCCGAAGAATTCATTCGTGATCACGGAGCAATCCCAAGTTTTTTAGGGCTATACGGATTTCCAAATTCACTTTGTATGAGTCCAAATACGCAAGTAGTACACGGAATTCCAAACAATACCCCTTTACAAAGTGGCGACATTATCTCAGTAGATTGTGGTGCTTTTAAAAACGGATTTCATGGCGATCATGCCTATACTTTTGAAGTGGGCGAAGTCGCTCCCGAAACCAAAAAATTATTACAAATCACTAAAGAATCATTGTACGTTGGAATTCGTGAATTTCGAGCAGGAAATCGTGTAGAAGATGTGGGTAATGCGATTCAAAAATATACCGAGGCTCATGGTTACGGAGTTGTTCGCGAGTTAGTAGGTCACGGTTTAGGACAAAAAATGCACGAAGAACCTGAAATGCCTAACTATGGTAAAAAAGGCCGCGGAAAATTATTTATAGAAGGAATGGTAGTTGCCATCGAGCCAATGATTAATTTGGGCACCAAAAATATCAAACAACACAAAGACGGTTGGACAATCACCACGGCTGACAACAAACCTTCTGCACATTTTGAACACGATGTAGCCTTAGTAGATGGAAAACCTGAATTGCTTTCGACTTTCAAATATATCTATGACGCCTTAGGAATTGTGAGTAATGAGGAAGATGAATTTAGAAAAGACCCAACTTTGATTTAACTATTTTATTCTAACACAGATTTCACAGATTTCACAAACCCTAATTATGGAAAATTTCTATTTAAAAGATGAGACCTATAAAATAATAGGTTTGTGTATGGAAGTCCATAAAATATTAGGCAGAGGTCATAGTGAAAATACGTACGGAGATGCTTTAGAATATGAATTTAAAATAAATAACATCCCTTACGAAAGAGAGAAAAAATACACTATTGAATACAAAGATATTCTTTTACCTAGATATTATTTTTCTGATTTTACGGTTTACGATGAAATTATCTTAGAATTAAAAGCAATTGAAAGTTTATCAAGTAGCGAAATAAAACAAACTTTAAATTATTTAGCGGCATCAAAGAATAAAATTGGATTATTAATCAATTTTGGAGAAGATAGCTTAAAATACAAACGAATCATTTTATAATTAAAATCTGCGAAATCTGTGAAATCTGTGTTTAAATTTATCCTCAATACCATCCCACGCCCTGTCTTAATTCGATTGAGTATTGTGGCAAGGCCTATTTTAGCATTTTTATTAAAAGGAAACACATTCACCGACCCAATTGACGGAAAAAGTTTTAGAATGTTTTTGCCTTATGGTTATGGTACGCAAAGAAACAATGTGCTTTCGCCAAGTACACTATCGTTAGAAAGACACCGTTTATTATGGCTGTATTTACAAAATGAAACCGATTTTTTTACAGCAACTGAGAAAAAAAATGTACTCCATTTTGCACCAGAACAAGAATTTTACAAACGTTTCAAAAAGCAAAAAAACATTCAATACACCACTACCGATTTATTTTCGCCTCTAGCCGATGTAAAAGCAGATATTTGTAACCTGCCTTTTGAAGACAATCAATACGATGTGCTATTTTGTAATCATGTTTTGGAACATATTCCTGACGACACCAAAGCCATGCAAGAATTGTATCGCGTTTTAAAACCAGGAGGAATGGCCATTCTTCAAATTCCACAAGATTTAAATCGAGCTACTACTTTTTCTGACGATTCCATTACTGATGAAAAAGAACGCGCTGCGATTTTCGGACAATACGACCACGTTAGAGTATATGGACGCGATTATTTCGACAAATTACGAAGTATTGGATTTACTGTAGTTGAAGAAGATTATACCAAAAAAATAAGTCCAGAATTAGTCACAAAGTACTGTTTAGCACCTGGCGAAATTATACCGGTTTGTTTCAAATAATTAACAACCAGTAATTGTTTATATTTACATTTCCGTAATTCTGATGACAATTATGACTCGTTATTTATTTCAAACACTACTCTTTTTTGTATTTACTTTGGCAACAGCTCAAGTAGAAAAAGAAATTGTACCTCCCTACCACATTAAGACCATTTCTTTTGTACAAAACAATCAAAATGTAGTACCTATTTTCCAACTAGGAGATGCATTTCAATTACAATTTGACGATCTTTTTGGGAATGACGCTTCTTATTTTTACGAAATCATTCATTGTGATTACAACTGGAATCCCTCTGATTTACAAAAAAGAGAGTATTTACAGGGATTTGACAACCAGCGAATTCAGGAATCCGCAAGTTCATTTAACTGCTTGCAGATTTACACCCACTACCGATTAAATTTCCCTAATAACAACACCCAACTAAAAATCAGCGGCAATTACATTCTGAAAATTTTAAATGAAGACAAAGAAGTCGTTTTCTCTAGAAAATTTATTGTGTACGAAGATTTAGTCACTGTTCCTATGCAGGTCAAAAGAGCGCGAACTGTAACTAATTTAGACGCTAAACACAATTTAGAATTCACCATCAAATCCAATGTAATTACGTTCCAAAACCCATTAAAAAACGTAAAAACAGTCTTGATTCAAAATGGAAAATTCCACACTGCAATCAGCAATATTACTCCACAATACACAATGGGCAATGATTTGGTTTACAAATACGACGCCCCAACTCAATTTTGGGCTGGAAACGAATTTCTGTATTTTGACAACAAAGAAATTCGAGTAGCAAGCAACAACATCTCTCGAATTGACAGTCAAAAAGACATTTATAGTACCTATTTATTTACTAATGAAGCACGCGCAAATTCCAATTATTACAACTGGCCCGATGTCAATGGCAACTTCGTAGTCCGTCGATTATTTGCCGAAAACAGTGAAATTGAAGCCGATTATTCTTGGATATATTTTAGTCTTTCAGCACCACTTTTTAGAAGTTCTGATGGAGCAATTTATGTAACTGGAATGTTTAATAATTATGCCCTCACTCCTGAAAACAAAATGGAGTACAATACTGAAAAAGGGATTTATGAAAAAGCCATTTTAATCAAACAAGGATTTACAAATTTTGAATATTCAGCAGTGAAACCCAACGGAACTATTGATTTAGAAAATGCCATTGACGGTAATTTTTATCAAACGGAAAACGAATATACGGTTCTTGTATATTACCGAGAAAACACCGATCGATATGACCATGTAATAGGAAAAGGAACCGCAACTTCCTTAAATATAATCAATTAAAAAACATTTTCCAATCAAATTGTTGAAGCAAAATCATTTTTTTGTAATTTTGTAACAATAGATTTGATTTTCAGTAACAATTTCCTATGGTTTCTCAAATAACAAGAGGTATTAAAATTTCAGTTTTGACTAGTTTTGAAGGTACTTACTTCAAAAACTATCGAATCCATTTTGCCTTTAGTTATGAAATCAAAATCGAAAACCACAGTAAAGATTCTGTACAGTTAGTTTCTCGTCATTGGGAAATTTTTGACTCATTGAACGAATTAGAAATAGTAGATGGCGAAGGTGTTATTGGCAAAAAACCAGTATTAAAACCAGGCGAATTTTACACCTATAGTTCAGGCTGTTTACTATCATCTCCGCATGGTGCGATGAAAGGACATTTCAACATGATTAATTTCACCACAACCAAGACTTTTAAAGTAATTGTCCCTTCTTTTAGACTAAGTGCTCCTTTTGCTCTTAATTAATTTTTTTATTTTGTTGAATAAATTTTAATTTATTAGTTCCAATTATCTTTTTTATTGAATTATCCTTTGTACTTTTGTATAAGTTTAAATTATTCGCAAGATTCAGAATAAATTTAATTATTGATTTTCTAATTCAAATCTGTTAAACTAACAGGTTTTTTAATATCAAAGTTATGTTAAAAGGATTTTTTCAAGTACCCAAAGCGGTAAATGAACCCGTAAAAAGTTACGCCCCTAACTCTGCTGAAAAAACAGCTGTATTAGAAGCTTATAAAAAAATGTGGAATACCACTATCGACGTTCCATTGTATATTGGAAGTGAAGAAATCAGAACTGGAAATACCAGAACCATGTCGGCACCTCACGACCACCAACACATTGTTGGAACCTACCATTTGGCTGAGAAATCACATGTAGAAAAAGCCATTGCAAATGCTTTGGAATCCAGACAAGCTTGGGCTAACATGGCTTGGGAACAACGCGCTGCTATTTTCTTAAAAGCGGCCGAATTGATTGCCGGACCCTACCGAGCCAGAATCAATGCCGCCACGATGATTGCACAATCTAAAACAATTCACCAAGCCGAAATCGATGCGTCTTGTGAATTAATTGACTTTTTGCGATTTAACGTAGAATTCATGTCACAAATTTATAGTGACCAACCTAAATCTGATTCGTCTGTTTGGAATCGTTTAGAATACCGACCATTAGAAGGTTTCATCTACGCTATTACTCCTTTCAACTTTACAGCCATTGCCGCTAATTTACCGGCTAGTGCTGCCATGATGGGAAATGTTGTGGTTTGGAAACCAAGCGACAGCCAAGTTTTCTCTGCTAAAATTATTATCGACATTTTCAAAGAAGCGGGTTTACCTGATGGTGTAATCAATGTGGTTTTTGGAGATGCGTTAATGGTGACCGATACAGTTTTGGCAAGTCGTGATTTTGCTGGAGTTCATTTTACAGGTTCGACTCATGTTTTTAAAGATATTTGGGCTAAAATTGGAACCAACATCCATCATTATAAAACCTACCCAAGAATTGTAGGAGAAACAGGAGGAAAAGATTTTATCATTGCACATCCTTCGGCAAATGTAAAACAAGTAGCTACAGGAATTGTGCGTGGGGCTTTTGAGTTCCAAGGACAAAAATGTTCTGCAGCCTCTAGAGCTTATATTCCAAAAAGTTTATGGCCTGCTGTAAAAGAACAAGTAATTACGGATGTAAAGTCAATGAAAATGGGATCTCCAGAAGATTTTTCTAACTTCATTACGGCGGTGATTCACGAAGGGTCTTTTGACAAATTAGCAAGTTACATTGACCAAGCTAAAAAAGATGCCGATGCCGAAATTATTATAGGAGGAAATTACGATAAATCAAAAGGCTATTTTATTGAACCAACGGTAATTGTAACTACCAATCCAAAATATACTACTATGGAAACCGAATTGTTCGGTCCAGTGATCACCGTTTATGTGTATGAAGATGCGCAATGGTCTGAAACTCTAAAATTAGTAGATACGACTTCTGAATACGCTTTAACTGGAGCTGTTTTCAGTACCGATCGTTATGCTATTGAAGAAGCAACTGTAGCACTTCAAAATGCAGCTGGAAATTTCTACATCAATGATAAACCAACAGGAGCTGTTGTAGGACAACAACCTTTTGGTGGCGCTAGAGCTTCAGGGACTAATGACAAAGCCGGATCTGCCTTAAATTTATTGCGTTGGGTGTCGCCAAGAACTATTAAAGAAACTTTAGTAGCTCCCGAAGATTACAGATATCCGTTTTTAGGATAAGACGATATACGAAGTACGATATTCGAGGTACGATATACGATATACGTTATACGAGGTACGATATAAAAAACCCACAAATTGAAATTTCAATTTGTGGTTTTTTTTATTGTAACTATTTACAATCGTATATCGTATATCTTAAATCGTAAATTTCAAAGGTAAATGCACGACTTTCTTGGTTTCAAAAAATTCATCTTCAAAGTAATCGGCTAAGTCGTACAAGGTCGCTTTAGGAAAATCTTTCAATTCTTCGGTTAAGTCGCCACCTTTGAGGTAAAGAATACCATTTTTCAGTTCGTGTTTGTGTTGTTTTTTGATTTTGGTTTTCACCCAAGAAACAAAATCAGGCATATTAGTTACCGCCCGACTAACGATAAAATCGAAATCACCTTTTACATTTTCGGCACGAATTTGTTCTGCTTTCACATTTTCCAGTCCTAAAGCATCAACCACTGCTTGAACTACTTTTATTTTTTTAGCAATCACATCAATCAAATAAAAACGAGTTTCTGGAAAAAGTATCGCTAACGGAATACCTGGAAATCCGCCTCCTGTTCCTACATCCAACACAAAAGTACCTGGAGCAAACGGCTGAATTTTAGCAATTCCTAAAGAATGTAAAACGTGTTTGGTATATAACGCATCAATATCTTTTCGGGAAATGACATTAATTTTTTCGTTCCAATCGTGGTATAATACATCTAACTGACGGAATTGCTCTTTTTGAACTTCAGTTAAATTTGGAAAATGCTTCAGAATTGCTTCCATTTTAAAAATTTTTAACAAAAGTACTCTTTTTAGATTGGAAATAGTAGTTCATTTTTGCACATCGAAAATTTTTAATAAGTATCTTTGTAGATTATTACACAAGTTTATGAAAAACACCGCTCCAACATTTGCAAAGCAAGACGATCTAAAATTTTTTAGAACATTAAACTCGCGGGTCAATACGTATTTCAAAGAAAACAATCTTGACAAAACCGGAAACTGGAAATTGCATCTCAAAGCAGTTGTAATGTTCTCTATTTTCCTGACACCGTATTTTTTCTTGTTAGCTATGGATATGCCGTTTTGGGTTTATTTGTTACTGAATTTTGTTATTGGAGTAGGTATGGCTGGTGTGGGAATGAACGTAATGCACGATGGCAATCACGGGGCATATTCGAGTAAATCTTGGGTCAATAAATTTATGGGGGTAGTATTTACATCTTGGCAGGAAATGTGTACAACTGGCAAGTACAACACAATGTGTTACACCACACTTATACTAATATTTTGGGGCATGATGAAGATTTAGAAGCAGGTCGCATCTTGCGATTTTCTAAAACTGCAAAATGGTATAGCTACCATAAATTCCAACATTATTATTCTGTTTTCCTATACGGTTTATTGACTTTCAATTGGGCAATCACTACTGATTTTCTTCAAATGAAACGCTATTTAAAACGCAATTTGTCGTATGGCGAATTCAAAAAACCAGTTATTCGTTGGACTACTTTAATCATTACAAAAATTATTTATTTCTCTATTTGGTTAGTAATTCCAATGGTTTTAGGCATCACGTGGTGGAAAGTAATTGTAGGTTTTCTAGTAATGCACTACACTGCTGGATTGATTTTGAGTATTGTTTTTCAATTGGCTCACGTAGTTAATGAAACAGAAAATCCAATACCAAACGAAGAAGGCGAAATAGAAAACACCTGGGCCATCCACCAATTATATACTACGGCTAATTTTGCTCCTAAAAATTGGCTAGTGAATTATTATACAGGTGGTTTAAATCACCAAATCGAACACCATATTTTCCCAAATATTTCTCATATCCATTATAGTAAAATAGCTGAGTTTGTCAAACAAACCGCTAAAGAATGTAACCTTCCGTATCATGAGTTTAAAACCACACGAGAAGCCATACTTTCACATTTTACCCATTTAAAAAATTTAGGAATGAAACCCGAATTAAGTGCATAAAAACAAATACTAACTAAAACCTAATTTAACAACTACAAATTAGACTATTCAATACAATTAGAAAATGAGCAATCCACTTTCAGACAGAATTAACAATTTGGCTACATCACAAACTTTAGCCATGGCCGCTTTAGCCAGAGAATTAAAAGCACAAGGAAAAGACATTATCAGTTTGAGTTTAGGCGAACCTGATTTTAATACGCCAGACTTCATCAAAGAAGCCGCAAAAAAAGCCATTGACGAAAATTACAGCACCTACTCTCCAGTAGATGGATATGTAGAATTAAAAGAAGCTATTTGTAGAAAATTCAAAAGAGACAACGATTTGGATTACAAACCATCGCAAATTGTAGTTTCGACAGGAGCAAAACAATCACTATATAACATTGCTCAAGTAATGTTAAACGACGGAGACGAGGTAATTTTACCAGCACCGTATTGGGTTTCTTATTTCGAAATCGTGAAACTTTCAGGAGGAGTTCCTGTAGAAGTTCCAACTTCTGTTGAGTCTGATTTCAAAATCACACCAGCACAACTAGAAGCCGCAATCACACCAAAAACAAAAATGATGTGGTTCAGTTCGCCATGTAATCCAAGTGGTTCCGTATATAGCCGTGAAGAATTAACTGCTTTGGCCAAAGTGTTAGAAAAATATCCAAACATCTATGTGGTTGCTGACGAAATTTACGAACACATTAATTTTTCTGGAACTTT
It includes:
- a CDS encoding HlyD family secretion protein, whose amino-acid sequence is MLNISKKNPIAENIEKYSTVQNLTNRPHYQILNKIILYVALLGIIILFLPWTQNISGSGAVTTLKPDQRPQTIHSAIAGRIEKWYVKEGDYVKKGDTILFISEIKEDYFDPNLVQNTKNQVDAKSLSLASYGDKVTTLSSQINAINNEKGLKLEQALNKIRQSILKVKSDSMDLEATKTQIKIATTQFNRSITLNKEGLKPLTDVEEKRLKLQEVEAKIITQENKLLASKNDLINSKIEINRINAEYSEKAAKARSDQYTAISNQYDTQAQVNKLQNQYVNYQIRNGMYYIKAPQDGYVNRAMQSGIGEIIKEGTEIVSIMPSQYDIAVETFVSPADLPLIHKGEKVRIWFDGWPTIVFSGWPNMSYGTFGGQIVAIEKYISPNGKFRVLVAPDPKEAKWPKEISIGSGAQTLALLENVPIWFELWRTLNGFPPNYYSPKESKTKEKK
- a CDS encoding TolC family protein; the protein is MKKLIVTFLFCSCFLWGQNKNSTELTYNEFLGYVKKYHPLVKNANLEINMAQANLMIARGGFDPKIEVDYDKKQFKNKEYYSFFNSSFKIPTWYGIELKASFDNSEGIFINPENTVPNQGLTSLGITIPIGQGLLINQRMADVRKAKIQIQLSQAERKLEAIEVLYKASLAYFNWKRNYSEVELYSSYLKNAQFRYNGILSLIKNGDKPAIDSVEAGITVKTRQWNLEEAKLKLTKSKLELANFLWIDNNIPLELQDTIVPEEKLTQTILETLNTNELLIQDLPIENHPKINALQGKLALLEVDRKLKANNLLPKLDLGYHYLSEPNYWNETNFNNYKIGLNFKFPLFLRKERGSLQLSKFKIQDAKFTLDFERIQLTNKIKAQQTEIKSIEKQYQIILGLVKDNLQMLQSEERLFSMGESSIFLLNSRENNLVNIQLSQLGLENRFFNSNAELFKIMANPD
- the map gene encoding type I methionyl aminopeptidase, with the translated sequence MIIVKSREEIELMRESALIVSKTLGMIASEIKEGVTSLYLDKLAEEFIRDHGAIPSFLGLYGFPNSLCMSPNTQVVHGIPNNTPLQSGDIISVDCGAFKNGFHGDHAYTFEVGEVAPETKKLLQITKESLYVGIREFRAGNRVEDVGNAIQKYTEAHGYGVVRELVGHGLGQKMHEEPEMPNYGKKGRGKLFIEGMVVAIEPMINLGTKNIKQHKDGWTITTADNKPSAHFEHDVALVDGKPELLSTFKYIYDALGIVSNEEDEFRKDPTLI
- a CDS encoding GxxExxY protein produces the protein MENFYLKDETYKIIGLCMEVHKILGRGHSENTYGDALEYEFKINNIPYEREKKYTIEYKDILLPRYYFSDFTVYDEIILELKAIESLSSSEIKQTLNYLAASKNKIGLLINFGEDSLKYKRIIL
- a CDS encoding class I SAM-dependent methyltransferase codes for the protein MKSVFKFILNTIPRPVLIRLSIVARPILAFLLKGNTFTDPIDGKSFRMFLPYGYGTQRNNVLSPSTLSLERHRLLWLYLQNETDFFTATEKKNVLHFAPEQEFYKRFKKQKNIQYTTTDLFSPLADVKADICNLPFEDNQYDVLFCNHVLEHIPDDTKAMQELYRVLKPGGMAILQIPQDLNRATTFSDDSITDEKERAAIFGQYDHVRVYGRDYFDKLRSIGFTVVEEDYTKKISPELVTKYCLAPGEIIPVCFK
- a CDS encoding DUF5103 domain-containing protein: MTRYLFQTLLFFVFTLATAQVEKEIVPPYHIKTISFVQNNQNVVPIFQLGDAFQLQFDDLFGNDASYFYEIIHCDYNWNPSDLQKREYLQGFDNQRIQESASSFNCLQIYTHYRLNFPNNNTQLKISGNYILKILNEDKEVVFSRKFIVYEDLVTVPMQVKRARTVTNLDAKHNLEFTIKSNVITFQNPLKNVKTVLIQNGKFHTAISNITPQYTMGNDLVYKYDAPTQFWAGNEFLYFDNKEIRVASNNISRIDSQKDIYSTYLFTNEARANSNYYNWPDVNGNFVVRRLFAENSEIEADYSWIYFSLSAPLFRSSDGAIYVTGMFNNYALTPENKMEYNTEKGIYEKAILIKQGFTNFEYSAVKPNGTIDLENAIDGNFYQTENEYTVLVYYRENTDRYDHVIGKGTATSLNIIN
- the apaG gene encoding Co2+/Mg2+ efflux protein ApaG, which codes for MVSQITRGIKISVLTSFEGTYFKNYRIHFAFSYEIKIENHSKDSVQLVSRHWEIFDSLNELEIVDGEGVIGKKPVLKPGEFYTYSSGCLLSSPHGAMKGHFNMINFTTTKTFKVIVPSFRLSAPFALN
- the pruA gene encoding L-glutamate gamma-semialdehyde dehydrogenase, coding for MLKGFFQVPKAVNEPVKSYAPNSAEKTAVLEAYKKMWNTTIDVPLYIGSEEIRTGNTRTMSAPHDHQHIVGTYHLAEKSHVEKAIANALESRQAWANMAWEQRAAIFLKAAELIAGPYRARINAATMIAQSKTIHQAEIDASCELIDFLRFNVEFMSQIYSDQPKSDSSVWNRLEYRPLEGFIYAITPFNFTAIAANLPASAAMMGNVVVWKPSDSQVFSAKIIIDIFKEAGLPDGVINVVFGDALMVTDTVLASRDFAGVHFTGSTHVFKDIWAKIGTNIHHYKTYPRIVGETGGKDFIIAHPSANVKQVATGIVRGAFEFQGQKCSAASRAYIPKSLWPAVKEQVITDVKSMKMGSPEDFSNFITAVIHEGSFDKLASYIDQAKKDADAEIIIGGNYDKSKGYFIEPTVIVTTNPKYTTMETELFGPVITVYVYEDAQWSETLKLVDTTSEYALTGAVFSTDRYAIEEATVALQNAAGNFYINDKPTGAVVGQQPFGGARASGTNDKAGSALNLLRWVSPRTIKETLVAPEDYRYPFLG
- the rsmG gene encoding 16S rRNA (guanine(527)-N(7))-methyltransferase RsmG; translated protein: MEAILKHFPNLTEVQKEQFRQLDVLYHDWNEKINVISRKDIDALYTKHVLHSLGIAKIQPFAPGTFVLDVGTGGGFPGIPLAILFPETRFYLIDVIAKKIKVVQAVVDALGLENVKAEQIRAENVKGDFDFIVSRAVTNMPDFVSWVKTKIKKQHKHELKNGILYLKGGDLTEELKDFPKATLYDLADYFEDEFFETKKVVHLPLKFTI
- a CDS encoding pyridoxal phosphate-dependent aminotransferase, with the protein product MSNPLSDRINNLATSQTLAMAALARELKAQGKDIISLSLGEPDFNTPDFIKEAAKKAIDENYSTYSPVDGYVELKEAICRKFKRDNDLDYKPSQIVVSTGAKQSLYNIAQVMLNDGDEVILPAPYWVSYFEIVKLSGGVPVEVPTSVESDFKITPAQLEAAITPKTKMMWFSSPCNPSGSVYSREELTALAKVLEKYPNIYVVADEIYEHINFSGTFCSIASIPGMLEKTITVNGVAKAFAMTGYRIGYIGAPEFIAKACTKIQGQVTSGANSVAQRATITAVDADPSVLKHMVDAFHSRRDLVVGLIKEIPGMKINVPEGAFYVFPDVSSFFGKTLRGTEIKDANDFSMYLLAEANVATVTGDAFGNPNCIRFSYATSEDILKEALRRIKEALS